From the genome of Triticum aestivum cultivar Chinese Spring chromosome 3B, IWGSC CS RefSeq v2.1, whole genome shotgun sequence, one region includes:
- the LOC123071158 gene encoding F-box protein At4g18380, with translation MHPKARIHADPAAPELDRIDCLPDSLVLLILNKLEDVHSLGRCAAVSKRFNDLVPLVHDVYVKIDRVVAVDGDPDDALNLSSAKPRHIFSHLFKLMLFTIAKPFHGMRGPGGAGGRPLFPRLAQHSPVQVLRGFSHVRNLRVELPSGDVGTEEGVLLKWRARYGSTLQSCVILGGTLVDRKPAGHEPSAEDGGSMPESFYTNGGLKLRVVWTISSLIAASTRHYLLRSIIKEHPTLRSLVLADADGQGTLCMGAEQLAEFRENRLSASACSNRTQVPACSMKLKYAPYLELPGGLGLQGATLVVIKPSGDGAGGCHVGRKETDAFVSGAFDGPFRFAAKALMKRRTYLLEMNGF, from the coding sequence ATGCATCCCAAGGCTCGCATCCACGCGGACCCGGCGGCTCCGGAGCTAGACCGGATCGACTGCCTGCCGGACTCGCTCGTCCTGCTCATCCTCAACAAGCTGGAGGACGTGCACTCGCTCGGCCGCTGCGCCGCCGTGTCCAAGCGCTTCAACGACCTGGTCCCGCTCGTCCACGACGTGTACGTCAAGATCGACCGCGTCGTCGCCGTGGACGGCGACCCCGACGACGCGCTCAACCTGTCGTCCGCCAAGCCCCGGCACATCTTCTCCCACCTCTTCAAGCTCATGCTCTTCACCATCGCCAAGCCGTTTCACGGCATGCGCGgcccgggcggcgcgggcggcaggcCTCTGTTCCCGCGGCTCGCGCAGCACTCGCCCGTGCAGGTGCTGAGGGGCTTCTCCCACGTCCGGAACCTCCGGGTGGAGCTCCCCTCGGGGGACGTCGGGACGGAGGAGGGCGTCCTGCTCAAGTGGCGGGCCAGGTATGGCAGCACGCTCCAGAGCTGCGTGATCCTTGGCGGCACCCTGGTCGACCGCAAGCCCGCCGGGCACGAGCCGTCGGCGGAGGACGGCGGGAGCATGCCGGAGTCCTTCTACACCAACGGCGGGCTGAAGCTCCGCGTGGTGTGGACCATCAGCTCCCTGATCGCCGCGTCGACGCGGCACTACCTCCTCCGGTCGATCATCAAGGAGCATCCGACGCTGCGAAGCCTGGTGTTGGCGGACGCCGACGGGCAGGGGACGCTGTGCATGGGGGCGGAGCAGCTCGCGGAGTTCAGGGAGAACCGGCTGTCGGCCTCGGCGTGCTCCAACAGGACGCAGGTCCCGGCGTGCAGCATGAAGCTCAAGTACGCGCCGTACCTCGAGCTGCCCGGCGGCCTGGGGCTGCAGGGCGCGACCCTGGTCGTCATCAAGCCCTCCGGCGATGGGGCTGGTGGCTGTCACGTTGGCCGGAAGGAGACTGATGCTTTTGTCTCGGGCGCGTTCGATGGGCCTTTCAGGTTCGCGGCCAAGGCGCTGATGAAGCGGCGCACCTATCTGCTGGAGATGAACGGGTTCTAG